One segment of Methylotuvimicrobium sp. KM2 DNA contains the following:
- a CDS encoding flagellar hook assembly protein FlgD, which yields MSINFDALKNLGVRTVEDAPVKKQSLEQEQFLKLMTTQLTHQDPTKPMENGDFLGQMAQFSTVSGIQDLQKSFAEFAGSISSNQALQAASLVGRSVLVPGSEGVFSLNDNMKGEVELTGLTDNLIVEFQNRNGVTVKQLNLGRQSAGNVEFEWDGQLDDGTFANPGVYQIKARASIDNKNTALQTYVNAGVNSVTLGNGSNGIQLSLNGLDSVKFNDVRRIF from the coding sequence ATGTCCATTAACTTTGACGCATTAAAAAATCTAGGCGTTAGAACGGTCGAGGATGCTCCTGTAAAAAAGCAATCGTTAGAGCAGGAACAATTCTTGAAATTGATGACCACCCAATTGACTCATCAAGATCCCACCAAGCCGATGGAAAACGGCGATTTTTTGGGTCAAATGGCGCAGTTCAGCACCGTCAGCGGGATTCAAGACTTGCAAAAATCGTTTGCCGAATTTGCCGGTTCGATCAGCTCGAACCAAGCGCTACAGGCCGCCAGCTTGGTCGGACGGTCGGTGCTGGTACCCGGTTCGGAAGGCGTATTTTCGCTCAATGACAATATGAAAGGGGAAGTCGAACTGACCGGGCTTACCGATAACCTCATCGTCGAGTTTCAAAACCGTAACGGCGTTACGGTCAAACAACTCAATTTGGGGCGGCAATCGGCAGGTAATGTCGAGTTCGAATGGGATGGCCAATTAGATGACGGGACTTTTGCCAACCCCGGTGTCTATCAAATCAAAGCCAGAGCGAGTATCGATAATAAAAACACTGCGCTACAAACCTATGTCAACGCAGGCGTAAACAGCGTCACTCTGGGTAATGGCAGCAACGGTATTCAATTAAGTTTAAACGGTCTTGACTCGGTGAAATTCAACGATGTCAGACGGATTTTTTAG
- the flgC gene encoding flagellar basal body rod protein FlgC: MSSFSIFDISGSGMNAQSLRLNLVASNISNANSVSSSIDQTYKSRQPVFAAELKNIMDKQNAASKVNVLGVVESQAPTVMEYAPNHPMADQSGYIYKPNVNIVEEMANMMSASRSYQNNVEVLNTAKELVLQTLRIGQ; encoded by the coding sequence ATGAGCTCATTCAGTATTTTCGATATTTCCGGCAGCGGCATGAATGCCCAATCGCTGAGATTGAATTTAGTCGCTAGTAATATTTCCAACGCCAACAGCGTTAGCAGCAGCATTGATCAAACCTACAAGTCGCGGCAACCGGTATTTGCGGCGGAATTGAAAAATATCATGGATAAGCAAAATGCTGCTAGCAAGGTCAATGTCTTGGGCGTGGTCGAAAGTCAGGCGCCAACGGTCATGGAGTATGCGCCGAATCATCCCATGGCCGATCAATCCGGCTATATCTATAAACCCAATGTCAATATCGTCGAAGAGATGGCCAATATGATGTCGGCTTCACGCTCTTATCAAAATAATGTCGAAGTGCTTAATACCGCGAAGGAACTGGTATTGCAAACTTTACGAATAGGCCAATAA
- the flgB gene encoding flagellar basal body rod protein FlgB has protein sequence MTINFDKALGVHPQALALREKRGEVLASNLANADTPGYKARDLNFQSILKTAIPDALPMERTRNGHISANNTLLGASMMYRTPNQASLDGNTVEGHVEQAKYAENAVQYQASLRFLNGKFSGLTSAIKGE, from the coding sequence ATGACAATTAATTTCGATAAAGCATTAGGTGTTCATCCCCAGGCATTGGCATTGCGCGAAAAACGCGGGGAGGTGCTTGCCTCCAATCTGGCTAATGCCGATACTCCCGGCTATAAAGCTCGAGATCTTAACTTTCAATCGATTCTAAAAACCGCGATACCGGATGCGTTGCCGATGGAGCGTACACGGAACGGGCATATCTCGGCAAACAATACGCTCTTGGGCGCTTCTATGATGTATCGCACTCCGAATCAGGCTTCGTTGGACGGAAATACCGTGGAAGGTCATGTCGAGCAGGCCAAGTATGCCGAGAATGCCGTGCAATACCAAGCCAGTTTGCGTTTTCTGAACGGTAAATTTTCGGGTTTAACGTCGGCGATTAAAGGAGAGTAA
- a CDS encoding protein-glutamate O-methyltransferase CheR, which translates to MEMTQQEFKYFQQFLVQACGIVLSDSKQYLVRNRLFGLLPRFGLSSFADLLAVLQSESHASSKIKVAVIEAMTTNETFWFRDESHFAELTGAVLPSLAVKRSTIKIWSAACSSGQEPYSISMCVDDMIKNQGKSLSVSIVGTDISETVLRQARQAVYSAAALSRGVDAMQKKRFFVPVDEGFRVKPEISARVKFQQFNLLKPFSVLGRFDVIFCRNVLIYFSDALKQDILRRMSQAIEPGGFLFLSSSEVLPASVSGFETVRGERGRYYRKIG; encoded by the coding sequence ATGGAAATGACGCAGCAGGAATTTAAATATTTTCAGCAGTTTCTCGTGCAAGCATGTGGCATAGTTTTGTCCGATAGTAAGCAATATTTAGTGAGAAATCGTTTGTTCGGACTATTGCCGCGATTCGGCTTGAGTTCGTTTGCCGATCTCCTTGCCGTACTGCAAAGCGAGTCTCATGCATCTTCAAAAATCAAGGTAGCAGTCATTGAGGCGATGACGACCAACGAAACATTTTGGTTTCGGGATGAAAGTCATTTTGCCGAATTGACAGGAGCCGTTTTGCCGTCCCTTGCGGTCAAACGGAGCACGATCAAAATTTGGTCGGCGGCTTGTTCTTCGGGGCAGGAACCTTATTCAATCAGCATGTGCGTCGATGATATGATCAAAAACCAGGGTAAATCATTGTCGGTGAGTATTGTCGGAACCGATATTTCGGAAACCGTGCTGAGGCAAGCTAGACAGGCCGTGTATTCTGCGGCGGCATTGTCCAGGGGGGTCGATGCTATGCAGAAAAAGCGTTTTTTTGTACCGGTTGATGAGGGGTTTCGCGTTAAACCGGAAATTAGCGCTCGGGTAAAATTTCAGCAATTTAACCTGCTTAAGCCTTTTTCGGTATTAGGACGCTTCGATGTGATTTTTTGTAGGAATGTATTAATTTATTTTTCCGACGCGTTAAAGCAAGATATTCTAAGGCGCATGTCGCAAGCTATCGAACCGGGCGGATTTCTTTTTTTGAGTAGCAGCGAAGTGTTGCCTGCCTCGGTATCAGGTTTTGAAACGGTGCGCGGTGAGCGCGGTCGGTATTATCGAAAAATCGGCTGA
- a CDS encoding chemotaxis protein CheV, translating into MAGILDGVDQRTQLAGHNRFELLLFKLGGRQRFGINVFKVQEVIQCPSLTQIPKSHSVICGVAHLRGKTIPVLDLSMAIGMRPIDRDEKSYVIVTEYNRTIQGFLVGSVDRIINIGWGSVKAPPSGLGREGYLTAVTEVDGDLIEVIDVEKVMKEVIGLREQASDEVIDKDVSGAGDRVLIVDDSMVARNQIKKVCDQLNLQYDVLKDGLEAWEHLSELTQNDVDLESYYAMIISDVEMPRMDGYTLATKIKNDPKLKHIYLVLHTSLSGVFNSSMVQKVGADEFLAKFEPDELVKTIQKRLQVFHDLNKQ; encoded by the coding sequence ATGGCTGGAATTTTAGATGGGGTCGATCAGCGTACTCAGCTGGCAGGTCATAATCGCTTTGAGTTACTGCTGTTTAAGCTTGGCGGGCGCCAGAGATTCGGCATCAATGTGTTTAAAGTTCAAGAGGTGATCCAATGCCCGTCTTTGACGCAAATACCGAAATCGCATTCGGTGATTTGCGGTGTCGCGCATTTGCGAGGAAAAACGATTCCGGTTTTGGACTTGTCAATGGCGATTGGCATGAGGCCGATTGACCGAGACGAGAAATCTTATGTCATCGTTACCGAATATAACAGAACCATACAAGGTTTTTTAGTGGGGTCGGTGGATAGAATTATTAATATCGGTTGGGGCTCGGTGAAAGCGCCGCCTTCGGGCTTGGGTCGGGAAGGTTATTTAACGGCGGTAACCGAGGTCGACGGCGACTTGATCGAAGTGATTGATGTCGAAAAGGTTATGAAGGAAGTCATAGGCTTACGCGAACAAGCCAGTGATGAGGTGATCGATAAAGATGTGTCGGGTGCCGGCGATCGAGTATTGATCGTTGACGATTCGATGGTGGCTAGAAATCAAATCAAAAAAGTTTGTGATCAACTCAATCTTCAATACGATGTGTTGAAAGACGGTTTGGAAGCCTGGGAGCATCTGTCGGAGTTGACTCAGAATGATGTTGACTTGGAAAGCTATTACGCGATGATTATTTCCGACGTAGAAATGCCGCGTATGGATGGTTATACGTTAGCCACTAAGATCAAAAACGACCCTAAATTGAAGCATATCTACTTGGTATTGCATACTTCGCTAAGCGGAGTGTTCAATTCGTCGATGGTGCAGAAAGTGGGTGCTGACGAATTTTTGGCGAAATTCGAGCCGGACGAACTGGTCAAAACCATTCAAAAACGTTTGCAGGTTTTTCATGACTTAAATAAACAGTAA
- the flgA gene encoding flagellar basal body P-ring formation chaperone FlgA, whose product MIIKLLVVLIALLAASNNGFAATRYQTHASIYQTVTHFITGQLGESADYDIQISPLDNRLKLPQCADQLTAFTAHNEPLRAGRFSVGVRCSEGPKPWSIYTTGSLKIMQEVLVLTRPVSRGQILTRQMLAIEKRDQARLRGGYFNRIESVENKQSLRNLPTGSVITFNNVSDAVLIKRGESITISASSPGYNVRMQGKAMMDGVKGQSIRVKNVSSGRTITATVIKPGLVSIIQ is encoded by the coding sequence ATGATCATCAAACTACTCGTTGTTCTAATCGCACTGCTCGCAGCGAGCAATAACGGTTTCGCCGCGACGCGTTATCAAACGCATGCATCGATCTATCAAACAGTGACCCATTTTATTACCGGTCAACTAGGGGAGTCCGCCGACTACGACATTCAGATATCGCCGCTGGATAACCGTTTGAAATTACCGCAATGCGCCGACCAATTAACCGCCTTCACCGCACATAACGAACCGCTTCGAGCCGGACGTTTTTCGGTCGGCGTTCGCTGTAGCGAGGGACCGAAACCCTGGTCGATTTACACGACCGGCTCATTAAAAATCATGCAAGAAGTATTAGTCTTGACTCGACCGGTCAGCCGAGGTCAGATTTTGACGCGTCAAATGCTCGCCATCGAAAAACGCGACCAAGCCCGGCTTAGAGGCGGCTATTTCAATCGAATCGAATCCGTCGAAAACAAACAATCCTTACGCAATCTGCCAACAGGATCCGTCATTACTTTTAACAATGTTTCAGATGCGGTCTTGATAAAACGCGGGGAAAGCATAACCATTAGCGCCTCGTCGCCCGGTTATAATGTACGCATGCAAGGTAAGGCCATGATGGATGGCGTAAAAGGTCAATCGATACGAGTAAAAAACGTTTCATCCGGTCGCACGATTACCGCTACAGTGATCAAGCCCGGCTTAGTTTCCATTATTCAATAA
- the flgM gene encoding flagellar biosynthesis anti-sigma factor FlgM, giving the protein MAIEPIASRIPSAATIKSPAKPGIETGSAKAQSEPNNDRIEITANSGQIKKALDTAANLPVIDNERVASIKQALAEGTYAIDPERIAQKISQFELLSTEDSP; this is encoded by the coding sequence ATGGCTATCGAACCCATTGCAAGCCGTATACCCAGCGCAGCGACAATCAAAAGTCCGGCAAAGCCAGGCATTGAAACCGGCTCCGCAAAAGCTCAATCGGAACCAAACAACGACCGCATCGAAATTACCGCCAATTCCGGTCAAATAAAAAAAGCATTAGACACAGCTGCAAATCTTCCTGTAATCGACAATGAACGCGTCGCTTCAATAAAACAAGCACTGGCGGAAGGAACCTATGCCATCGATCCGGAACGCATCGCGCAAAAAATCAGTCAATTCGAATTATTGAGCACCGAGGACAGTCCATGA
- a CDS encoding flagellar protein FlgN encodes MSLINQTFPIAEKIIANGLSLTEQLYQALQQEAITLKQSPLTETLDEITRQKQPLAQELNLFTKQLAQILETEKLPNTRAGLSDYLGRALQAGSDTSKTVENWTRLIKTTEKCQLLNEQNGASVEILLRHTRQSLNILKGKPQTTNTYGPDGNTKSDLFSGTLFSV; translated from the coding sequence ATGAGCCTTATTAACCAAACATTTCCCATCGCTGAAAAAATCATTGCGAATGGTTTATCATTGACGGAACAACTTTATCAAGCACTGCAACAGGAGGCGATTACGCTAAAGCAGTCTCCGCTTACCGAAACGCTCGATGAAATAACCCGCCAAAAACAACCGCTCGCTCAAGAACTCAATCTGTTTACCAAGCAACTTGCCCAAATACTCGAAACGGAAAAATTACCCAACACCCGAGCAGGTCTAAGCGACTATTTAGGGCGGGCCTTACAGGCAGGATCCGACACGTCCAAAACAGTCGAAAACTGGACAAGGCTCATTAAAACGACCGAAAAATGCCAGTTACTCAACGAACAAAACGGGGCATCGGTTGAAATCTTACTGCGCCATACTCGACAATCGTTGAACATCCTTAAAGGAAAACCGCAAACGACCAATACCTACGGACCTGACGGGAATACCAAATCGGACTTATTTTCCGGTACCTTATTTTCGGTATAA
- a CDS encoding flagellar regulator YcgR PilZN domain-containing protein, which translates to MLDTLSQLFVTHETKNSQKVTISSNDDNPNFVTDPNHIIKLINAIAVSPHLCTITFSGSKKPFTASIIALQPDKGYLVLDELRPHKGNELLHKKRILKLSTFLNGVHLAFLLRIIDSTPLHYKATIPKRIYYPQRRTAPRIFIRSTALKFRTTSHLSSTPLSGTVFDLSRNGACINIAAPRKLAIANGDVVKDCFIELPGELTLHFDLSIRFSKINRNNKAQIGGYFVNLPPQNQKKLDSFIAKLERENIRNQRNLIRKLC; encoded by the coding sequence ATGTTGGATACGTTAAGTCAATTATTTGTAACACACGAAACCAAGAACTCACAGAAAGTTACAATATCAAGCAACGACGATAATCCCAATTTTGTTACCGATCCTAACCATATCATAAAGCTAATCAATGCAATAGCTGTCTCACCCCATTTATGCACGATTACCTTTAGCGGATCGAAAAAGCCTTTTACCGCTTCGATTATCGCACTTCAACCCGACAAGGGCTACCTTGTTCTCGACGAACTTAGACCACACAAGGGAAACGAACTTCTTCACAAAAAACGGATCCTGAAATTATCGACGTTTCTGAATGGCGTTCATCTCGCCTTTCTACTACGCATTATCGACTCAACACCTTTACACTATAAAGCAACTATTCCGAAACGGATTTACTACCCACAGCGGCGAACAGCACCTAGAATATTTATTCGTTCGACCGCTTTAAAATTTCGAACTACTTCGCACCTTAGTAGCACGCCCTTATCCGGAACCGTGTTCGATCTTTCGAGAAACGGCGCCTGTATCAACATTGCCGCACCCCGAAAACTTGCCATTGCAAACGGTGATGTCGTCAAAGATTGCTTTATCGAGTTACCGGGCGAATTGACTCTTCATTTCGACCTATCGATCCGTTTTTCCAAAATCAATCGGAACAATAAGGCGCAAATCGGCGGTTATTTTGTCAACCTACCTCCGCAAAACCAAAAAAAACTCGACAGTTTCATAGCCAAACTCGAACGGGAAAACATTAGAAATCAACGAAACTTAATTAGAAAGTTATGTTAA